A stretch of the Pelmatolapia mariae isolate MD_Pm_ZW linkage group LG23, Pm_UMD_F_2, whole genome shotgun sequence genome encodes the following:
- the cyyr1 gene encoding cysteine and tyrosine-rich protein 1 yields the protein MENLWRRRTQAVRWKWNSLLLCLFTGGSEAQCEGCVEYCCDGSPPFCCSYYAYVGDVLSGTAISGIVFGVVFLMGAVAALFLCVCMCMKNGRGARVGVFSTSYNISTVTQGYPGPPPPYTYDCEMYPPSLHPPPYTPTQPRSANYSPPPPYPGYTRK from the exons ATGGAAAACctctggaggaggaggacgcaGGCGGTGAGATGGAAGTGGAACTCGCTGCTGCTCTGTTTATTCACCG gTGGCAGCGAGGCCCAGTGTGAGGGCTGCGTAGAGTACTGCTGCGATGGGTCGCCGCCTTTCTGCTGTTCCTACTACGCCTATGTGGGAGACGTCCTCTC GGGCACTGCCATCTCTGGTATTGTATTTGGTGTGGTGTTTTTGATGGGGGCCGTGGCAGCCTTATTcctgtgcgtgtgcatgtgcatgaaGAATGGGCGTGGTGCACGGGTCGGCGTGTTCAGCACCTCCTATAACATCAGCACTGTGACCCAGGGCTATCCAG GTCCACCGCCTCCATACACTTACGACTGTGAGATGTACCCTCCATCCCTTCATCCCCCGCCCTACACCCCAACACAGCCTAGGTCAGCTAACTACTCCCCGCCGCCTCCTTACCCTGGATACACCCGAAAGTGA